The Anguilla anguilla isolate fAngAng1 chromosome 19, fAngAng1.pri, whole genome shotgun sequence genome has a segment encoding these proteins:
- the LOC118218943 gene encoding uncharacterized protein LOC118218943 isoform X1 — MFCSVSLISLSHRGTVVQLFSENVCLRVYSLITDSTAAFFFFGCPNDRTFRWYLQSSSPQRKRFSIQMFTMSDHSHIYLHCLSRICSQDENCTTNCSPRQNQKVRRDLPDKLTAILSAGPISAAKRKLTNWPGAQIMLSVAGGLIGLFFLTALGVRAAQAITQRNPRHQ, encoded by the exons ATGTTTTGTTCCGTTTCGCTCATATCGCTTTCTCACAGAGGGACAGTAGTTCAACTATTCtctgaaaat GTTTGCCTCCGCGTTTATTCTCTCATTACTGATAGCACTGcagctttcttcttctttgg CTGCCCAAACGACAGAACCTTCCGCTGGTACCTCCAGAGCAGTTCCCCTCAAAGGAAGAGATTCTCCATTCAGATGTTCACCATGTCTGACCACTCCCACATCTACCTTCACTGCCTGAGCAGAATATGCAGCCAAGATGAGAACTGCACAAcg AACTGCTCTCCCAGGCAAAACCAGAAGGTGAGAAGAGATCTACCGGACAAACTCACAGCTATTCTTTCAGCAGGACCCATCTCTGCAGCAAAGAGGAAACTGACAAACT GGCCTGGAGCCCAGATCATGCTATCAGTGGCCGGAGGATTGATTGGCCTCTTTTTTCTGACAGCACTGGGTGTGCGTGCAGCACAAGCTATAACACAGCGCAACCCCAGACATCAATAA
- the LOC118218943 gene encoding pancreatic secretory granule membrane major glycoprotein GP2-like isoform X2, which yields MSLQLESCWATQTADPQEEKKAFFLKGGCPNDRTFRWYLQSSSPQRKRFSIQMFTMSDHSHIYLHCLSRICSQDENCTTNCSPRQNQKVRRDLPDKLTAILSAGPISAAKRKLTNWPGAQIMLSVAGGLIGLFFLTALGVRAAQAITQRNPRHQ from the exons ATGAGCCTACAGCTGGAGTCCTGCTGGGCCACACAGACTGCAGACCCACAAGAGGAGAAGAAGGCTTTTTTCCTGAAGGGGGG CTGCCCAAACGACAGAACCTTCCGCTGGTACCTCCAGAGCAGTTCCCCTCAAAGGAAGAGATTCTCCATTCAGATGTTCACCATGTCTGACCACTCCCACATCTACCTTCACTGCCTGAGCAGAATATGCAGCCAAGATGAGAACTGCACAAcg AACTGCTCTCCCAGGCAAAACCAGAAGGTGAGAAGAGATCTACCGGACAAACTCACAGCTATTCTTTCAGCAGGACCCATCTCTGCAGCAAAGAGGAAACTGACAAACT GGCCTGGAGCCCAGATCATGCTATCAGTGGCCGGAGGATTGATTGGCCTCTTTTTTCTGACAGCACTGGGTGTGCGTGCAGCACAAGCTATAACACAGCGCAACCCCAGACATCAATAA